In one Rutidosis leptorrhynchoides isolate AG116_Rl617_1_P2 chromosome 8, CSIRO_AGI_Rlap_v1, whole genome shotgun sequence genomic region, the following are encoded:
- the LOC139861094 gene encoding mannan endo-1,4-beta-mannosidase 7, whose amino-acid sequence MKRSYSLLIFLVIFLIQNQNSFLKSEAAGSRNGGFISTRGVHFMLNGSPYYANGFNAYWLMLLASDPSQRLKVTSAFQEAASHGLSVARTWAFSDGGVTPLQYSPGSYNEQMFKGLDFVVAEARSFGIKLILSFVNNYENLGGKKQYVNWARSQGQYSNSDDDFFRNPVVKRYYKNHVKTVLTRNNTFTGVMYKNDPSIMAWELMNEPRCTSDTSGRTIQAWITEMAAHVKSIDRNHLLEAGLEGFYGKTNSQNPGFDIGTDFISNNLIPDIDFATLHSYPDQWLTSNDDQSQLNFLNNWLRTHIRDAQLVLRKPLLLTEFGKSVKDPNFSTYQRDQLFNLVYNNIYLSAKHGGAAAGGLFWQLLAEGMESFGDGYDIVLSDGSSTSSIISQQGHRLYQVRKVFARMRNVQRWKMARAARRAQWSAWKRGVKPIGN is encoded by the exons atgaaaagaaGTTACTCATTATTAATATTTCTTGTAATTTTCTTGATACAAAACCAAAACAGTTTTCTTAAATCTGAGGCAGCAGGATCAAGAAATGGTGGATTCATATCAACAAGAGGGGTGCATTTTATGTTAAATGGTAGCCCATATTATGCTAATGGCTTTAATGCTTATTGGTTGATGCTTTTAGCATCAGATCCATCTCAAAGACTAAAAGTTACATCTGCTTTTCAAGAAGCAGCTTCTCATGGTCTCTCTGTTGCAAGAACTTGGGCATTTAGTGATGGTGGTGTCACTCCTTTACAATACTCTCCTGGTTCATATAATGAACAAATGTTCaag GGGTTGGATTTTGTGGTGGCTGAAGCAAGAAGTTTTGGAATAAAGTTAATTTTGAGTTTTGTGAACAACTATGAAAACCTTGGTGGTAAAAAGCAGTATGTGAATTGGGCTAGAAGTCAAGGCCAGTACTCAAATTCTGATGATGATTTTTTCAGAAATCCTGTTGTTAAGCGGTACTACAAGAATCATGTGAAG ACTGTGCTCACTAGGAATAATACATTCACTGGAGTTATGTACAAGAATGACCCATCAATCATGGCTTGGGAGCTCATGAATGAGCCCAGATGCACTTCTGATACATCAGGAAGAACAATTCAG GCATGGATTACAGAAATGGCTGCACATGTGAAGTCCATAGACCGCAATCACTTGCTAGAAGCAGGTCTTGAGGGCTTCTACGGTAAAACCAATTCCCAAAATCCTGGTTTCGACATTGGAACCGACTTCATTTCAAACAACCTAATACCTGATATCGATTTTGCCACGCTCCACTCGTACCCCGACCAATG GTTAACGAGCAATGACGATCAATCTCAACTCAATTTTCTAAACAACTGGCTAAGGACTCACATTCGGGATGCGCAGTTGGTCCTCAGGAAACCGTTACTCTTGACAGAATTTGGAAAATCGGTTAAAGATCCTAATTTTAGCACGTACCAAAGAGACCAACTATTTAACTTGGTCTATAATAACATATACCTTTCGGCCAAACATGGTGGTGCGGCTGCCGGTGGTTTGTTCTGGCAGCTTCTAGCAGAAGGTATGGAGTCCTTTGGTGATGGATACGACATAGTTCTTAGCGACGGGTCCTCGACATCTAGCATTATTAGCCAACAAGGACACCGGCTATACCAAGTTAGAAAAGTGTTTGCTAGGATGAGAAATGTGCAAAGGTGGAAGATGGCTCGTGCTGCCAGACGGGCTCAATGGTCGGCTTGGAAACGAGGCGTGAAACCTATTGGAAACTAA